One window of Phycisphaeraceae bacterium genomic DNA carries:
- a CDS encoding GNAT family N-acetyltransferase — protein MAETGSHPQPLVSHSGHRWVVVRTPPEQRIKAAALLNEAPLHQAMVGARRMIENASEFGINPNLIWHVSRSDDPTQMIGSCMVVFGAGRTATVFASPRLDASCDVDALASCISSAVRCMLSERGMERLLLFQTLAEPHQVDLVRAFVAAGFSHITDLDYMSRKIVRDDRPKSGAGDPGWSQGRFIARPMGMVVADERERLVQAIDGSYENTLDCPELCNARPTSDVLDSHIAAGDGDTSMWQIVECENKPVGCCLVSRSPDGRAADLIYIGLAPEARGHGLGKKLVQTAIHQLALRRLPTLRCAVDQRNAAARTLYESLGFLRTESRCALVATSKQMHSVGSPETSCRSPSEAHKS, from the coding sequence ATGGCTGAGACTGGTTCCCATCCTCAGCCCCTTGTATCCCATTCGGGTCATCGGTGGGTTGTAGTACGCACTCCGCCCGAGCAACGGATCAAGGCTGCGGCTCTGTTGAACGAGGCTCCTCTGCATCAGGCGATGGTCGGTGCGAGACGGATGATCGAGAATGCATCCGAGTTTGGGATCAACCCCAATCTGATCTGGCACGTGTCGCGCAGCGACGATCCAACTCAGATGATTGGGTCATGTATGGTAGTATTTGGAGCGGGGCGAACCGCGACGGTCTTTGCCTCGCCCCGGCTTGACGCCTCGTGCGATGTCGATGCGCTTGCTTCGTGTATCTCCAGCGCAGTCAGATGCATGCTGAGTGAGCGGGGAATGGAACGGCTCCTGTTGTTCCAGACACTCGCTGAGCCGCATCAGGTCGATCTTGTGCGTGCGTTTGTTGCAGCGGGGTTCTCACACATTACGGATCTCGACTACATGTCACGCAAGATCGTGCGAGATGACAGACCGAAGTCTGGTGCCGGAGACCCTGGGTGGTCGCAGGGGAGGTTCATTGCGCGACCGATGGGCATGGTTGTCGCAGATGAGCGCGAGCGTTTGGTTCAAGCGATCGACGGTTCGTATGAGAACACACTGGATTGTCCAGAGTTGTGCAATGCCAGACCAACATCGGATGTGCTGGACTCACATATCGCAGCTGGCGACGGCGACACCTCCATGTGGCAGATTGTCGAATGCGAGAACAAACCAGTTGGGTGTTGTTTGGTCAGTAGATCTCCTGACGGGCGGGCTGCGGATCTGATCTACATAGGGCTTGCGCCAGAAGCACGCGGGCACGGTCTTGGAAAGAAACTCGTTCAAACCGCCATCCATCAACTTGCGTTACGTCGTCTGCCAACCCTGCGATGTGCAGTCGATCAACGGAATGCAGCAGCTCGCACGCTATACGAATCGCTCGGTTTTTTGCGCACTGAGTCGCGTTGCGCGCTCGTTGCGACATCCAAACAGATGCACTCAGTTGGTTCCCCTGAAACAAGTTGTCGATCGCCGTCTGAAGCGCACAAATCGTGA
- a CDS encoding methionine adenosyltransferase, with translation MSNAHLFTSESVSMGHPDKVSDQISDAILDAMLADDPYSRVACETLVATGLVVVAGEVTTRTYVDIPEVVRRTIEEIGYTSGDMRFDAESCAVMVALNKQSPDIAQGVDREGAGDQGMMFGFACRETDSLMPLPIDLSHQLVARQASVRRDEIIPGLRPDAKSQVTVEYENGKPVRIDTVVLSTQHDHTWNERQKQLHAECVNHIIKPVLGEWWNPGIKLHINPTGRFEIGGPHGDAGLTGRKIIVDTYGGRGRHGGGAFSGKDPTKVDRSAAYMARYIAKNIVAAGFADECEVQLSYAIGVAEPTSVFVDAKGGANIDPQKLSQAVRDVFQLTPRGIIESLKLRNPIYRPTARHGHFGREPYQKDGKSFFTWEQTDKVEALKSAMS, from the coding sequence ATGAGCAACGCCCACCTGTTTACATCTGAATCAGTTTCCATGGGTCATCCTGACAAGGTCTCCGACCAGATCTCCGATGCCATCCTTGACGCGATGCTCGCGGACGATCCATACTCGCGCGTCGCGTGTGAAACGCTGGTCGCAACCGGGCTTGTTGTGGTCGCTGGCGAAGTGACAACACGCACCTATGTGGATATACCTGAGGTCGTCCGGCGGACCATCGAAGAGATCGGGTACACCTCGGGCGATATGCGATTTGATGCTGAATCGTGTGCGGTTATGGTTGCGCTGAACAAGCAGTCTCCCGACATCGCACAAGGTGTTGATCGCGAAGGCGCGGGAGATCAGGGAATGATGTTCGGCTTTGCATGTCGCGAGACCGACAGCCTGATGCCTCTGCCTATCGATCTCTCGCACCAACTTGTCGCCCGCCAGGCATCTGTGCGTCGCGACGAAATCATTCCCGGCTTGCGCCCCGACGCGAAGAGCCAGGTGACCGTTGAGTATGAAAACGGCAAGCCAGTCCGCATCGATACCGTTGTGCTGTCAACGCAGCACGATCACACATGGAACGAACGTCAGAAGCAGTTGCACGCTGAGTGTGTCAATCACATCATCAAGCCCGTGCTTGGCGAATGGTGGAATCCCGGTATCAAACTGCACATCAACCCCACGGGGCGATTCGAGATCGGCGGGCCGCACGGCGACGCTGGACTGACCGGGCGCAAGATCATCGTGGATACCTACGGCGGTCGCGGTCGTCACGGCGGTGGTGCGTTCTCGGGCAAAGACCCAACGAAGGTCGATCGTTCCGCAGCGTACATGGCGCGATACATCGCAAAGAATATTGTCGCAGCCGGTTTTGCTGACGAGTGCGAGGTGCAGCTCTCATACGCGATCGGTGTTGCAGAGCCCACCAGCGTCTTCGTTGATGCAAAGGGTGGTGCGAATATTGACCCGCAGAAGTTGAGCCAAGCCGTACGCGATGTGTTCCAGCTCACACCGCGCGGTATCATCGAATCGCTGAAACTGCGCAATCCGATCTACCGCCCCACTGCACGCCATGGGCACTTCGGGCGCGAGCCATACCAGAAGGACGGCAAGTCGTTCTTCACATGGGAGCAGACGGATAAGGTGGAAGCGCTGAAGTCAGCCATGAGCTGA
- the rpmA gene encoding 50S ribosomal protein L27: MAHKKGQGSSKNGRDSNPQYLGIKLYGGEMAQPGAIIVRQRGTKFKPGFLVQRGKDDTLYAVSTGKVIFDKGKVHIDPIDASIQKPAWLKSA; the protein is encoded by the coding sequence ATGGCACATAAAAAGGGACAGGGTTCATCCAAGAACGGCCGCGACTCGAACCCGCAGTATCTTGGGATCAAGCTCTACGGCGGCGAGATGGCACAGCCCGGCGCGATCATCGTGCGTCAGCGTGGCACCAAGTTCAAGCCCGGATTCCTCGTCCAGCGAGGCAAGGACGACACCCTCTACGCTGTCTCCACAGGCAAGGTCATCTTCGACAAAGGCAAGGTCCACATCGATCCGATCGATGCGTCCATCCAGAAGCCAGCCTGGTTGAAGTCGGCGTAA
- a CDS encoding phosphoribosylformylglycinamidine cyclo-ligase → MAASDNTGSATLESAKGLTYAGSGVDIDAGDRFAHSIGSMMRRTFGPRVIQNDGGFAGLFRLDFNEKLFKRNYKDPVLVASTDGVGTKLKIATDMQKFDTIGIDLVAMCVNDLIVEGAEPLIFLDYLAIPKVDQGMLSALVKGVSDGCVEAGCALLGGETAEMPDVYPTGEFDMAGFTVGVLELKRAIDSSRVEPGDVVLGLASSGIHSNGYSLVRKIVSHAKLDLKKIYPELDDTKTLGDVFITPTRIYVQPIVKLLRSYKVKKVISGMAHITGGGLAGNLERALHDGVDVVIDESAWKLPPVFPFLQKHGNVADDEMRRVFNCGIGYCLIVRPTFADAIAEKLTKAGETVYCIGKVRKGKGRVITK, encoded by the coding sequence ATGGCAGCATCAGATAACACAGGCTCAGCCACACTCGAATCCGCCAAAGGACTGACTTACGCCGGTTCGGGCGTTGATATTGATGCTGGCGATCGGTTTGCCCACTCAATCGGGTCAATGATGCGTCGTACGTTTGGGCCTCGTGTGATCCAGAACGATGGCGGGTTTGCTGGACTGTTCAGGCTCGATTTCAACGAAAAGCTCTTCAAGCGGAACTACAAGGATCCGGTGCTTGTCGCCTCGACCGACGGTGTAGGGACAAAGCTCAAGATTGCGACCGATATGCAGAAGTTCGACACGATCGGCATCGACCTTGTCGCGATGTGTGTCAACGACCTGATTGTCGAGGGGGCCGAACCACTGATCTTCCTTGATTATCTTGCGATCCCGAAAGTCGATCAGGGGATGCTCTCAGCACTGGTGAAGGGTGTCAGCGACGGTTGTGTGGAGGCTGGATGCGCCCTGCTTGGCGGCGAGACAGCCGAGATGCCCGATGTGTACCCAACCGGTGAGTTTGACATGGCCGGGTTCACGGTTGGCGTGCTCGAACTGAAGCGCGCGATCGATTCAAGCAGGGTCGAGCCGGGCGATGTTGTTCTTGGGCTTGCATCATCAGGGATACATTCCAACGGCTACTCGCTTGTTCGAAAGATTGTCTCACATGCAAAGCTCGATCTGAAGAAGATCTACCCCGAACTGGATGACACAAAGACGCTCGGTGACGTGTTCATCACACCAACGCGCATCTATGTGCAGCCGATCGTGAAACTGCTGCGTTCGTACAAGGTGAAGAAGGTCATATCGGGTATGGCGCACATCACCGGCGGTGGGCTTGCGGGAAATCTTGAACGTGCGCTGCATGATGGTGTTGATGTGGTCATTGATGAATCGGCGTGGAAGTTGCCACCCGTGTTCCCGTTCCTGCAGAAGCACGGCAATGTTGCTGACGACGAGATGCGACGCGTGTTCAACTGTGGCATCGGATACTGCCTGATCGTCCGTCCAACCTTCGCCGACGCTATTGCAGAGAAGCTGACAAAGGCGGGTGAGACTGTGTACTGCATCGGCAAAGTGCGCAAGGGCAAGGGCCGAGTCATCACGAAGTAG
- the kdsA gene encoding 3-deoxy-8-phosphooctulonate synthase, translating into MTTNQRTCCVHTPAGASFEIGAAHPLAIIAGPCTLESRELGMQIGTLVRDTCASLGLSYIFKASFDKANRTSMGSPRGPGMDQGLDWLAHIRDALQVPVTTDVHHPEQADRVAQVVDVLQIPAFLCRQTDLLVACAEAATKHNRAVNIKKGQFLSPQEMAGPVNKTAEAGCTNVMLTERGTFFGYNRLVNDFIGMGDLMELNVPGGAPPLCFDATHSTQLPGAGAQSGGRPERAPMLARAAVAAGVHAVFLECHPDPKNAMSDGATMQKLETVPGLLKELSRICINEQTKAL; encoded by the coding sequence ATGACGACGAACCAGAGAACGTGCTGTGTACACACGCCTGCAGGCGCGAGCTTCGAGATCGGCGCTGCGCATCCGCTCGCCATCATCGCGGGCCCGTGCACGCTCGAATCGCGCGAGCTCGGCATGCAGATCGGCACACTCGTGCGTGACACGTGCGCCTCGCTCGGGCTCAGCTACATCTTCAAGGCATCGTTTGATAAGGCAAATCGCACGTCCATGGGCTCGCCACGCGGTCCCGGCATGGACCAGGGGCTCGACTGGCTTGCGCACATCCGCGATGCGCTCCAAGTCCCAGTCACCACAGACGTACACCACCCAGAGCAGGCAGATCGCGTCGCGCAGGTCGTTGACGTCCTCCAGATCCCCGCGTTTCTGTGCCGCCAGACGGACCTGCTCGTCGCGTGTGCTGAAGCAGCGACGAAGCACAACCGCGCGGTGAACATCAAGAAGGGCCAGTTCCTCTCGCCGCAAGAGATGGCAGGCCCCGTGAACAAGACCGCAGAAGCGGGCTGCACCAACGTCATGCTGACAGAGCGTGGCACGTTCTTCGGGTACAACCGGTTGGTCAACGACTTCATCGGGATGGGCGATCTGATGGAACTCAACGTGCCCGGCGGCGCACCGCCGTTGTGCTTCGACGCGACGCACTCGACGCAGCTCCCCGGCGCTGGGGCACAGTCGGGCGGGAGGCCCGAGCGCGCGCCGATGCTCGCGCGTGCAGCCGTTGCAGCCGGCGTCCACGCGGTGTTTCTGGAGTGCCATCCCGATCCGAAAAACGCGATGAGCGACGGCGCGACCATGCAGAAGCTAGAGACTGTGCCGGGGTTATTAAAGGAACTTTCTCGTATTTGTATCAATGAGCAAACGAAGGCACTATGA
- a CDS encoding radical SAM protein has protein sequence MMALRYQQEGSRVAEVYVPVEYPDYAASDAGLLSAVFAGEVRLTPYQALDLFTQMPTPSLGRWADARCRHIHGDSFRTYVIDRNINYTNVCNAKCTFCAFKRNPGDEDSYTLEYEEIYQKIAELSAVGGTQILMQGGMNPDLPLDWYLDLLSGIKERFPHIHIHAFSPPELIEFVHFFNPPGAMLEDKIRWVLKKLQDAGLDSLPGGGGEIFAHPVRRKIGLGKCDATAWLTCMYAAHTLGMFTSASMMFGHIEGYADRIHHMLLVRQWQDRVLRETAERDTPMGHYKAFIAWPFQRENTPLGHVPDWGASPDDTGEFPGDTVAREFDFGRVEDVDYRALGVPEFGRRVRRSGSTDYLRTQAISRLFLDNIYSIGSSWVTMGPHIGQVGLAFGANDMGSIMMEENVVSSAGTTYCLDEAVLCRLIRDAGFTPAQRNNTYDILRVHNASHSPDLAVTDWASHRVQRLHTQNGKTQQAMSNNGAVVTGGPATLTVSAKN, from the coding sequence ATGATGGCCCTGAGATACCAACAGGAGGGGTCACGCGTGGCAGAGGTGTATGTGCCAGTCGAGTATCCGGACTATGCGGCAAGTGACGCTGGGCTGCTCAGCGCAGTCTTTGCTGGCGAGGTAAGACTCACGCCGTACCAGGCGCTCGATCTGTTCACTCAGATGCCAACGCCTTCGCTCGGTCGCTGGGCAGATGCGCGCTGCAGGCACATCCACGGCGACTCATTCCGAACATATGTTATCGATCGCAACATCAACTACACAAACGTTTGCAACGCCAAGTGCACGTTCTGTGCGTTCAAGCGCAATCCGGGCGATGAAGATTCGTACACGCTGGAGTATGAGGAGATCTACCAGAAAATCGCCGAACTCTCAGCAGTCGGTGGCACGCAGATTCTCATGCAGGGTGGGATGAATCCGGATCTTCCGCTTGACTGGTATCTCGATCTGCTCTCAGGTATCAAGGAACGGTTCCCGCACATCCATATCCACGCGTTCTCGCCGCCGGAACTCATCGAGTTTGTTCACTTCTTCAACCCGCCCGGCGCAATGTTGGAAGACAAGATCCGCTGGGTGCTGAAGAAACTGCAGGACGCGGGTCTCGATTCATTGCCCGGCGGTGGTGGGGAGATCTTTGCGCATCCGGTCCGCCGGAAGATAGGGCTCGGCAAGTGCGACGCGACCGCATGGCTGACGTGCATGTACGCTGCGCACACATTGGGTATGTTCACGAGCGCGTCGATGATGTTCGGGCACATCGAGGGGTACGCCGACCGCATTCATCACATGCTGCTGGTGCGCCAGTGGCAGGACCGCGTGCTCCGTGAGACTGCCGAGCGCGACACGCCGATGGGCCATTACAAAGCATTCATTGCGTGGCCGTTCCAGCGCGAGAACACGCCGCTCGGCCATGTGCCCGACTGGGGCGCGTCACCCGACGACACGGGTGAGTTCCCGGGAGACACTGTTGCGCGCGAGTTCGACTTCGGACGCGTCGAGGACGTTGACTATCGCGCACTCGGCGTGCCAGAGTTTGGTCGGCGCGTGCGCCGGTCCGGCTCGACAGACTACCTGCGCACGCAGGCGATCTCGCGACTGTTCCTTGACAACATCTACTCCATCGGTTCGTCGTGGGTCACGATGGGCCCGCACATCGGCCAGGTCGGGCTCGCCTTTGGCGCGAATGACATGGGATCGATCATGATGGAGGAGAACGTCGTCTCGTCGGCGGGCACGACGTACTGCCTCGACGAGGCTGTGCTGTGCAGGCTCATCCGCGACGCCGGGTTCACCCCAGCCCAGCGCAACAACACCTACGACATCCTGCGCGTCCACAACGCGTCGCACAGCCCGGACCTTGCGGTCACTGACTGGGCATCGCACCGCGTCCAGCGTCTCCACACCCAGAACGGCAAGACCCAGCAAGCCATGTCGAACAACGGCGCGGTCGTCACGGGTGGCCCTGCAACACTGACCGTCAGCGCAAAGAACTGA